A section of the Drosophila sechellia strain sech25 chromosome 3L, ASM438219v1, whole genome shotgun sequence genome encodes:
- the LOC6605875 gene encoding transcription initiation factor TFIID subunit 4 isoform X6: protein MNTSQTAAGNRITFTSQPLPNGTISIAGNPGAVISTAQLPNTTTIKTIQAGIGGQHQGLQQVHHVQQQQQSQQQQQQQQQTQSAGQPMLNSMLPAGVVVGMRHQAPSQQQQKNVPTNPLSRVVINSHMAGVRPQSPSSMTNTTATSNIIVNSVASSGYANSSQPPHLTQLNAQAPQLPHITQIQTIPAQQSQQQQVNNVSSAGGTATAVSTTTAATTTQQGNTKEKCRKFLANLIELSTREPKPVEKNVRTLIQELVNANVEPEEFCDRLERLLNASPQPCLIGFLKKSLPLLRQALYTKELVIEGIKPPPQHVLGLAGLSQQLPKIQAQIRPIGPSQTTTIGQTQVRMITPNALGTPRPTIGHTTISKQPPNIRLPTAPRLVNTGGIRTQIPSLQVPGQANIVQIRGPQHAQLQRTGSVQIRATTRPPNSVPTANKLTAVKVGQTQIKAITPSLHPPSLAAISGGPPPTPTLSVLSTLNSASTTTLPIPSLPTVHLPPEALRAREQMQNSLNHNSNHFEAKLVEIKAPSLHPPHMERINASLTPIGAKTMARPPPAINKAIGKKKRDAMEMDAKLNTSSGAAGSAANSFFQQSSMSSMYGDDDINDVAAMGGVNLAEESQRILGCTENIGTQIRSCKDEVFLNLPSLQARIRAITSEAGLDEPSQDVAVLISHACQERLKNIVEKLAVIAEHRIDVIKLDPRYEPAKDVRGQIKFLEELDKAEQKRHEELEREMLLRAAKSRSRVEDPEQAKMKARAKEMQRAEMEELRQRDANLTALQAIGPRKKLKLDGETVSSGAGSSGGGVLSSSGSAPTTLRPRIKRVNLRDMLFYMEQEREFCRSSMLFKTYLK from the exons ATGAACACCAGCCAGACAGCTGCCGGCAATCGCATCACCTTCACCAGCCAGCCGCTGCCCAATGGCACCATCAGCATTGCCGGCAATCCCGGCGCGGTCATCTCCACGGCCCAGCTGCCgaacaccaccaccatcaaGACGATCCAGGCGGGGATCGGTGGTCAGCATCAGGGACTTCAACAGGTGCATCATgtccaacagcagcagcagtcacaacagcaacaacaacaacagcagcagacgcaATCC GCCGGTCAACCGATGCTCAACTCAATGCTGCCGGCAGGCGTGGTGGTGGGCATGCGCCACCAGGCGCcgtcacagcagcagcagaagaatgTGCCCACCAACCCGCTCAGTCGTGTGGTGATCAACTCCCACATGGCGGGCGTGAGACCGCAGAGTCCATCG TCTATGACCAACACgaccgccaccagcaacattATTGTCAATTCGGTGGCCAGCAGTGGATATGCAAACTCATCGCAGCCGCCCCACCTGACGCAACTAAATGCGCAGGCGCCACAACTGCCGCACATTACGCAGATTCAAACAATACCGGCCCAGCAgtctcagcagcagcaggtgaaCAATGTTAGCTCCGCGGGAGGAACGGCAACGGCGGTCAGCACTACGACGGCAGCGACGACGACGCAGCAGGGCAATACCAAAGAAAAGTGTCGCAAGTTTCTAGCCAATTTAATCGAATTGTCGACACGGGAACCGAAGCCGGTGGAGAAAAACGTGCGCACCCTCATCCAGGAGCTGGTCAATGCGAATGTCGAGCCGGAGGAGTTTTGTGACCGCCTGGAGCGCTTGCTCAACGCCAGCCCGCAGCCGTGTTTGATTGGATTCCTTAAGAAGAGTTTGCCTCTGCTACGACAAGCGCTCTACACAAAGGAGCTGGTCATCGAAGGCATTAAACCTCCGCCGCAGCACGTTCTTGGCCTGGCCGGACTCTCTCAACAGTTGCCT AAAATCCAAGCGCAAATCCGTCCGATCGGTCCTAGCCAGACAACGACCATTGGACAGACGCAGGTGCGTATGATAACGCCGAATGCCTTGGGCACGCCACGACCCACCATTGGCCACACCACGATATCGAAGCAGCCGCCGAATATTCGGCTGCCTACGGCCCCGCGTCTCGTCAACACTGGAGGAATTCGCACCCAGATACCTTCGTTGCAGGTGCCTGGTCAGGCG AACATTGTGCAAATACGTGGACCGCAGCATGCTCAGCTGCAGCGTACGGGATCGGTCCAGATCCGGGCCACCACTCGTCCGCCAAACAGTGTGCCCACCGCGAACAAACTCACTGCCGTCAAGGTGGGACAGACGCAAATCAAAGCGATTACGCCCAGCCTGCATCCACCTTCGCTGGCTGCCATCTCGGGTGGACCACCGCCTACGCCCACGCTGTCTGTTTTGTCTACATTGAACTCCGCCTCGACCACAACGCTGCCCATACCATCGCTACCCACAGTCCATCTTCCTCCCGAAGCTCTTCGAGCCCGTGAGCAGATGCAAAATTCGCTGAACCACAACAGCAATCACTTCGAAGCGAAACTGGTGGAGATCAAGGCGCCGTCGCTGCATCCGCCGCACATGGAGCGGATCAACGCATCTCTCACACCGATTGGAGCCAAGACGATGGCAAGGCCGCCGCCTGCGATCAACAAGGCGATAGGGAAAAAGAAACGCGACGCCATGGAAATGGACGCCAAATTGAACACATCGAGCGGAGCAGCGGGGTCCGCTGCCAACTCGTTTTTCCAGCAGAGCTCCATGTCCTCGATGTACGGTGACGATGATATCAACGATGTTGCCGCCATGGGAGGTGTCAACTTGGCGGAGGAGTCGCAGCGGATTCTCGGCTGCACGGAAAACATCGGCACGCAGATTCGATCCTGCAAGGATGAGGTATTTCTCAATCTGCCCTCGCTGCAAGCCAGAATTCGGGCAATTACTTCGGAGGCGGGACTGGATGAGCCGTCGCAGGATGTGGCCGTTCTGATATCGCACGCCTGTCAGGAGCGGCTGAAGAACATCGTTGAGAAGTTGGCTGTGATAGCGGAGCACCGCATTGATGTCATCAAG TTGGATCCACGCTACGAGCCCGCCAAGGATGTGCGCGGTCAGATCAAGTTCCTCGAGGAGCTGGACAAGGCCGAGCAGAAGCGACACGAGGAACTGGAACGTGAGATGCTGCTGAGGGCAGCAAAGTCACGATCGAGGGTGGAAGATCCCGAGCAGGCCAAGATGAAGGCGAGG GCCAAGGAGATGCAACGCGCCGAAATGGAGGAGTTGCGTCAACGAGATGCCAATCTGACGGCGCTGCAGGCGATTGGACCTCGGAAAAAGCTGAAACTGGACGGCGAAACAGTCAGTTCGGGAGCG GGTTCAAGTGGCGGCGGAGTGCTAAGCAGCTCGGGATCTGCGCCGACGACGTTACGGCCTCGCATAAAACGTGTGAACCTGCGCGACATGCTCTTCTACATGGAGCAAGAGCGGGAGTTCTGTCGCAGTTCCATGCTGTTCAAGACATACCTCAAGTGA
- the LOC6605875 gene encoding transcription initiation factor TFIID subunit 4 isoform X5 yields MNTSQTAAGNRITFTSQPLPNGTISIAGNPGAVISTAQLPNTTTIKTIQAGIGGQHQGLQQVHHVQQQQQSQQQQQQQQQTQSVGATQTQTLVIKSNHHAVTLPAGLVSSAPAGIVTMTKTINQAGQPMLNSMLPAGVVVGMRHQAPSQQQQKNVPTNPLSRVVINSHMAGVRPQSPSSMTNTTATSNIIVNSVASSGYANSSQPPHLTQLNAQAPQLPHITQIQTIPAQQSQQQQVNNVSSAGGTATAVSTTTAATTTQQGNTKEKCRKFLANLIELSTREPKPVEKNVRTLIQELVNANVEPEEFCDRLERLLNASPQPCLIGFLKKSLPLLRQALYTKELVIEGIKPPPQHVLGLAGLSQQLPKIQAQIRPIGPSQTTTIGQTQVRMITPNALGTPRPTIGHTTISKQPPNIRLPTAPRLVNTGGIRTQIPSLQVPGQANIVQIRGPQHAQLQRTGSVQIRATTRPPNSVPTANKLTAVKVGQTQIKAITPSLHPPSLAAISGGPPPTPTLSVLSTLNSASTTTLPIPSLPTVHLPPEALRAREQMQNSLNHNSNHFEAKLVEIKAPSLHPPHMERINASLTPIGAKTMARPPPAINKAIGKKKRDAMEMDAKLNTSSGAAGSAANSFFQQSSMSSMYGDDDINDVAAMGGVNLAEESQRILGCTENIGTQIRSCKDEVFLNLPSLQARIRAITSEAGLDEPSQDVAVLISHACQERLKNIVEKLAVIAEHRIDVIKLDPRYEPAKDVRGQIKFLEELDKAEQKRHEELEREMLLRAAKSRSRVEDPEQAKMKARAKEMQRAEMEELRQRDANLTALQAIGPRKKLKLDGETVSSGAGSSGGGVLSSSGSAPTTLRPRIKRVNLRDMLFYMEQEREFCRSSMLFKTYLK; encoded by the exons ATGAACACCAGCCAGACAGCTGCCGGCAATCGCATCACCTTCACCAGCCAGCCGCTGCCCAATGGCACCATCAGCATTGCCGGCAATCCCGGCGCGGTCATCTCCACGGCCCAGCTGCCgaacaccaccaccatcaaGACGATCCAGGCGGGGATCGGTGGTCAGCATCAGGGACTTCAACAGGTGCATCATgtccaacagcagcagcagtcacaacagcaacaacaacaacagcagcagacgcaATCCGTAGGTGCCACCCAAACACAAACCCTAGTTATTAAATCCAACCACCATGCTGTCACCCTGCCGGCGGGTCTAGTCTCAAGTGCACCAGCAGGAATCGTAACCATGACCAAGACCATCAATCAG GCCGGTCAACCGATGCTCAACTCAATGCTGCCGGCAGGCGTGGTGGTGGGCATGCGCCACCAGGCGCcgtcacagcagcagcagaagaatgTGCCCACCAACCCGCTCAGTCGTGTGGTGATCAACTCCCACATGGCGGGCGTGAGACCGCAGAGTCCATCG TCTATGACCAACACgaccgccaccagcaacattATTGTCAATTCGGTGGCCAGCAGTGGATATGCAAACTCATCGCAGCCGCCCCACCTGACGCAACTAAATGCGCAGGCGCCACAACTGCCGCACATTACGCAGATTCAAACAATACCGGCCCAGCAgtctcagcagcagcaggtgaaCAATGTTAGCTCCGCGGGAGGAACGGCAACGGCGGTCAGCACTACGACGGCAGCGACGACGACGCAGCAGGGCAATACCAAAGAAAAGTGTCGCAAGTTTCTAGCCAATTTAATCGAATTGTCGACACGGGAACCGAAGCCGGTGGAGAAAAACGTGCGCACCCTCATCCAGGAGCTGGTCAATGCGAATGTCGAGCCGGAGGAGTTTTGTGACCGCCTGGAGCGCTTGCTCAACGCCAGCCCGCAGCCGTGTTTGATTGGATTCCTTAAGAAGAGTTTGCCTCTGCTACGACAAGCGCTCTACACAAAGGAGCTGGTCATCGAAGGCATTAAACCTCCGCCGCAGCACGTTCTTGGCCTGGCCGGACTCTCTCAACAGTTGCCT AAAATCCAAGCGCAAATCCGTCCGATCGGTCCTAGCCAGACAACGACCATTGGACAGACGCAGGTGCGTATGATAACGCCGAATGCCTTGGGCACGCCACGACCCACCATTGGCCACACCACGATATCGAAGCAGCCGCCGAATATTCGGCTGCCTACGGCCCCGCGTCTCGTCAACACTGGAGGAATTCGCACCCAGATACCTTCGTTGCAGGTGCCTGGTCAGGCG AACATTGTGCAAATACGTGGACCGCAGCATGCTCAGCTGCAGCGTACGGGATCGGTCCAGATCCGGGCCACCACTCGTCCGCCAAACAGTGTGCCCACCGCGAACAAACTCACTGCCGTCAAGGTGGGACAGACGCAAATCAAAGCGATTACGCCCAGCCTGCATCCACCTTCGCTGGCTGCCATCTCGGGTGGACCACCGCCTACGCCCACGCTGTCTGTTTTGTCTACATTGAACTCCGCCTCGACCACAACGCTGCCCATACCATCGCTACCCACAGTCCATCTTCCTCCCGAAGCTCTTCGAGCCCGTGAGCAGATGCAAAATTCGCTGAACCACAACAGCAATCACTTCGAAGCGAAACTGGTGGAGATCAAGGCGCCGTCGCTGCATCCGCCGCACATGGAGCGGATCAACGCATCTCTCACACCGATTGGAGCCAAGACGATGGCAAGGCCGCCGCCTGCGATCAACAAGGCGATAGGGAAAAAGAAACGCGACGCCATGGAAATGGACGCCAAATTGAACACATCGAGCGGAGCAGCGGGGTCCGCTGCCAACTCGTTTTTCCAGCAGAGCTCCATGTCCTCGATGTACGGTGACGATGATATCAACGATGTTGCCGCCATGGGAGGTGTCAACTTGGCGGAGGAGTCGCAGCGGATTCTCGGCTGCACGGAAAACATCGGCACGCAGATTCGATCCTGCAAGGATGAGGTATTTCTCAATCTGCCCTCGCTGCAAGCCAGAATTCGGGCAATTACTTCGGAGGCGGGACTGGATGAGCCGTCGCAGGATGTGGCCGTTCTGATATCGCACGCCTGTCAGGAGCGGCTGAAGAACATCGTTGAGAAGTTGGCTGTGATAGCGGAGCACCGCATTGATGTCATCAAG TTGGATCCACGCTACGAGCCCGCCAAGGATGTGCGCGGTCAGATCAAGTTCCTCGAGGAGCTGGACAAGGCCGAGCAGAAGCGACACGAGGAACTGGAACGTGAGATGCTGCTGAGGGCAGCAAAGTCACGATCGAGGGTGGAAGATCCCGAGCAGGCCAAGATGAAGGCGAGG GCCAAGGAGATGCAACGCGCCGAAATGGAGGAGTTGCGTCAACGAGATGCCAATCTGACGGCGCTGCAGGCGATTGGACCTCGGAAAAAGCTGAAACTGGACGGCGAAACAGTCAGTTCGGGAGCG GGTTCAAGTGGCGGCGGAGTGCTAAGCAGCTCGGGATCTGCGCCGACGACGTTACGGCCTCGCATAAAACGTGTGAACCTGCGCGACATGCTCTTCTACATGGAGCAAGAGCGGGAGTTCTGTCGCAGTTCCATGCTGTTCAAGACATACCTCAAGTGA
- the LOC6605875 gene encoding transcription initiation factor TFIID subunit 4 isoform X3 → MNTSQTAAGNRITFTSQPLPNGTISIAGNPGAVISTAQLPNTTTIKTIQAGIGGQHQGLQQVHHVQQQQQSQQQQQQQQQTQSVGATQTQTLVIKSNHHAVTLPAGLVSSAPAGIVTMTKTINQAGQPMLNSMLPAGVVVGMRHQAPSQQQQKNVPTNPLSRVVINSHMAGVRPQSPSITLSTLNTGQTPALLVKTDNGFQLLRVGTTTGPPTVTQTITNTSNNSNTTSTTNHPTTTQIRLQTVPAAASMTNTTATSNIIVNSVASSGYANSSQPPHLTQLNAQAPQLPHITQIQTIPAQQSQQQQVNNVSSAGGTATAVSTTTAATTTQQGNTKEKCRKFLANLIELSTREPKPVEKNVRTLIQELVNANVEPEEFCDRLERLLNASPQPCLIGFLKKSLPLLRQALYTKELVIEGIKPPPQHVLGLAGLSQQLPKIQAQIRPIGPSQTTTIGQTQVRMITPNALGTPRPTIGHTTISKQPPNIRLPTAPRLVNTGGIRTQIPSLQVPGQANIVQIRGPQHAQLQRTGSVQIRATTRPPNSVPTANKLTAVKVGQTQIKAITPSLHPPSLAAISGGPPPTPTLSVLSTLNSASTTTLPIPSLPTVHLPPEALRAREQMQNSLNHNSNHFEAKLVEIKAPSLHPPHMERINASLTPIGAKTMARPPPAINKAIGKKKRDAMEMDAKLNTSSGAAGSAANSFFQQSSMSSMYGDDDINDVAAMGGVNLAEESQRILGCTENIGTQIRSCKDEVFLNLPSLQARIRAITSEAGLDEPSQDVAVLISHACQERLKNIVEKLAVIAEHRIDVIKLDPRYEPAKDVRGQIKFLEELDKAEQKRHEELEREMLLRAAKSRSRVEDPEQAKMKARAKEMQRAEMEELRQRDANLTALQAIGPRKKLKLDGETVSSGAGSSGGGVLSSSGSAPTTLRPRIKRVNLRDMLFYMEQEREFCRSSMLFKTYLK, encoded by the exons ATGAACACCAGCCAGACAGCTGCCGGCAATCGCATCACCTTCACCAGCCAGCCGCTGCCCAATGGCACCATCAGCATTGCCGGCAATCCCGGCGCGGTCATCTCCACGGCCCAGCTGCCgaacaccaccaccatcaaGACGATCCAGGCGGGGATCGGTGGTCAGCATCAGGGACTTCAACAGGTGCATCATgtccaacagcagcagcagtcacaacagcaacaacaacaacagcagcagacgcaATCCGTAGGTGCCACCCAAACACAAACCCTAGTTATTAAATCCAACCACCATGCTGTCACCCTGCCGGCGGGTCTAGTCTCAAGTGCACCAGCAGGAATCGTAACCATGACCAAGACCATCAATCAG GCCGGTCAACCGATGCTCAACTCAATGCTGCCGGCAGGCGTGGTGGTGGGCATGCGCCACCAGGCGCcgtcacagcagcagcagaagaatgTGCCCACCAACCCGCTCAGTCGTGTGGTGATCAACTCCCACATGGCGGGCGTGAGACCGCAGAGTCCATCG ATAACTTTAAGCACACTTAATACGGGTCAGACCCCGGCATTGCTGGTCAAGACGGATAACGGATTCCAGCTGTTGCGCGTGGGCACGACGACGGGTCCGCCGACGGTGACACAGACTATAACCAACACCAGCAATAACAGCAACACGACAAGCACCACAAACCATCCCACAACCACACAGATTCGTCTGCAAACTGTGCCGGCTGCAGCT TCTATGACCAACACgaccgccaccagcaacattATTGTCAATTCGGTGGCCAGCAGTGGATATGCAAACTCATCGCAGCCGCCCCACCTGACGCAACTAAATGCGCAGGCGCCACAACTGCCGCACATTACGCAGATTCAAACAATACCGGCCCAGCAgtctcagcagcagcaggtgaaCAATGTTAGCTCCGCGGGAGGAACGGCAACGGCGGTCAGCACTACGACGGCAGCGACGACGACGCAGCAGGGCAATACCAAAGAAAAGTGTCGCAAGTTTCTAGCCAATTTAATCGAATTGTCGACACGGGAACCGAAGCCGGTGGAGAAAAACGTGCGCACCCTCATCCAGGAGCTGGTCAATGCGAATGTCGAGCCGGAGGAGTTTTGTGACCGCCTGGAGCGCTTGCTCAACGCCAGCCCGCAGCCGTGTTTGATTGGATTCCTTAAGAAGAGTTTGCCTCTGCTACGACAAGCGCTCTACACAAAGGAGCTGGTCATCGAAGGCATTAAACCTCCGCCGCAGCACGTTCTTGGCCTGGCCGGACTCTCTCAACAGTTGCCT AAAATCCAAGCGCAAATCCGTCCGATCGGTCCTAGCCAGACAACGACCATTGGACAGACGCAGGTGCGTATGATAACGCCGAATGCCTTGGGCACGCCACGACCCACCATTGGCCACACCACGATATCGAAGCAGCCGCCGAATATTCGGCTGCCTACGGCCCCGCGTCTCGTCAACACTGGAGGAATTCGCACCCAGATACCTTCGTTGCAGGTGCCTGGTCAGGCG AACATTGTGCAAATACGTGGACCGCAGCATGCTCAGCTGCAGCGTACGGGATCGGTCCAGATCCGGGCCACCACTCGTCCGCCAAACAGTGTGCCCACCGCGAACAAACTCACTGCCGTCAAGGTGGGACAGACGCAAATCAAAGCGATTACGCCCAGCCTGCATCCACCTTCGCTGGCTGCCATCTCGGGTGGACCACCGCCTACGCCCACGCTGTCTGTTTTGTCTACATTGAACTCCGCCTCGACCACAACGCTGCCCATACCATCGCTACCCACAGTCCATCTTCCTCCCGAAGCTCTTCGAGCCCGTGAGCAGATGCAAAATTCGCTGAACCACAACAGCAATCACTTCGAAGCGAAACTGGTGGAGATCAAGGCGCCGTCGCTGCATCCGCCGCACATGGAGCGGATCAACGCATCTCTCACACCGATTGGAGCCAAGACGATGGCAAGGCCGCCGCCTGCGATCAACAAGGCGATAGGGAAAAAGAAACGCGACGCCATGGAAATGGACGCCAAATTGAACACATCGAGCGGAGCAGCGGGGTCCGCTGCCAACTCGTTTTTCCAGCAGAGCTCCATGTCCTCGATGTACGGTGACGATGATATCAACGATGTTGCCGCCATGGGAGGTGTCAACTTGGCGGAGGAGTCGCAGCGGATTCTCGGCTGCACGGAAAACATCGGCACGCAGATTCGATCCTGCAAGGATGAGGTATTTCTCAATCTGCCCTCGCTGCAAGCCAGAATTCGGGCAATTACTTCGGAGGCGGGACTGGATGAGCCGTCGCAGGATGTGGCCGTTCTGATATCGCACGCCTGTCAGGAGCGGCTGAAGAACATCGTTGAGAAGTTGGCTGTGATAGCGGAGCACCGCATTGATGTCATCAAG TTGGATCCACGCTACGAGCCCGCCAAGGATGTGCGCGGTCAGATCAAGTTCCTCGAGGAGCTGGACAAGGCCGAGCAGAAGCGACACGAGGAACTGGAACGTGAGATGCTGCTGAGGGCAGCAAAGTCACGATCGAGGGTGGAAGATCCCGAGCAGGCCAAGATGAAGGCGAGG GCCAAGGAGATGCAACGCGCCGAAATGGAGGAGTTGCGTCAACGAGATGCCAATCTGACGGCGCTGCAGGCGATTGGACCTCGGAAAAAGCTGAAACTGGACGGCGAAACAGTCAGTTCGGGAGCG GGTTCAAGTGGCGGCGGAGTGCTAAGCAGCTCGGGATCTGCGCCGACGACGTTACGGCCTCGCATAAAACGTGTGAACCTGCGCGACATGCTCTTCTACATGGAGCAAGAGCGGGAGTTCTGTCGCAGTTCCATGCTGTTCAAGACATACCTCAAGTGA